Proteins co-encoded in one Papaver somniferum cultivar HN1 chromosome 5, ASM357369v1, whole genome shotgun sequence genomic window:
- the LOC113278821 gene encoding uncharacterized protein LOC113278821, whose amino-acid sequence MVAIFLYVIAHHHKNRVVGFQFKRSGDTISRHVNTVLKGVIRLQGELLKEPVAVPTSSIDQRWNCFKNFLGALDGTHISVHIATADKPRYRTRKSAIATNVLGVCSQDLEVIYVYPGWEGSAADSRVLREAIYKKNGLKVPHVIY is encoded by the exons ATGGTGGCGATATTTTTATATGTAATTGCGCATCACCATAAGAATAGAGTTGTGGGTTTTCAATTCAAGCGATCAGGAGATACGATTAGTAGACATGTGAACACGGTGTTGAAAGGAGTTATTAGGCTTCAAGGAGAGTTGTTAAAAGAACCGGTAGCAGTCCCTACAAGTTCTATTGACCAAAGATGGAATTGCTTTAAG AACTTCCTAGGGGCATTAGATGGAACACATATTAGTGTCCACATTGCTACAGCAGACAAGCCTAGGTATCGTACAAGGAAAAGTGCAATTGCTACCAATGTCTTAGGTGTATGTTCTCAAGATTTGGAGGTTATATATGTATATCCTGGATGGGAAGGATCAGCTGCCGATTCTCGTGTTCTTAGGGAAGccatttacaaaaaaaatggcTTAAAAGTTCCACATG tcATATATTAA